The following are encoded in a window of Paenibacillaceae bacterium GAS479 genomic DNA:
- a CDS encoding DEAD/DEAH box helicase domain-containing protein: MPVLCSTCGGQRPYGDFVQISYKADAEGYYREVHQRVNGVRISGWRSLEDDVGMFQNLHAGLYCSHDGSSVIEGMLMPEEAELLMDRRLPVQQDFDSGKLVEDLLELGKRIRSDVHAHEIDEQLGAYAEHIPLSSWLMRKLQTMGIERLYEHQGEAIQSIRQGRNVVICTKTASGKSLAYNIPIMEKLAVDPDACTLYLAPYKALVEDQFAHLQKWADVSDEQGNSVSMNGFSRFLVNGQEVSVGVLHGQRNVPQHMRKDQASSLVFSEGRYWLTNVHYLHLILQSSISPTGKGPSLLRYLKNLRYIVIDELHQFSGLLGSKVSLVLRRLRMLCERLGNKNLQFIACSATIANPKYLAEELTGKRGIQGFHEIVGAHAPVKRKNIMLWNSGYAEDEQKKRATVSDLYEILRALYKDGRWPRSIIFSRNRQQAQLLSRELNIIMRNHLQDNSRAELDERQELFLPYHAYLTQETKEMTIRKLEQGEILGVVTTSALEVGIDVKCLDVCILLGYPGSQASFWQQAGRVGRSRDGVVIMMVQEEPLQQYFARNPREFFELPPESATINTNNPRLLKEHLVYAAYEQGGIVTNAINYVRSSTLRKVVADTNDQWQQIEGQLLYQGDPPRYQTLVTMGDTYTVVTKHGWNEEILFQSVDGRSLIRDYHVDAVFLGSDNRTFYKVKWVNNKQRKVLVEPVRADYHTRGIVRDSIEVHNISNPLKSGNEIKANLGNIIVKRSTFGYKKVYNHGAMPPETVQLTNTYPVSFQTEAFWLMWDQEGKDVIRGLLKEVQEREPIADEELIEGSLHAIEHAIASTIPAIIKCNMADFQHTSFYSGSAVFGMPGLFFYDSQAGGGSGIIEVIAEKFGVLLEKARQIMSSCGCSDGCPSCIQLFHCERQNESLHKAGGLIVLEYLHGFYN, from the coding sequence ATGCCTGTACTCTGTTCAACATGCGGGGGGCAAAGACCGTACGGTGACTTCGTTCAAATCAGCTATAAGGCTGATGCGGAGGGTTATTATCGCGAAGTTCATCAGCGTGTTAATGGTGTTCGAATTTCCGGTTGGCGTTCACTCGAAGATGATGTGGGAATGTTCCAGAATCTTCATGCTGGCCTGTATTGTTCTCACGATGGAAGTTCCGTCATAGAGGGAATGTTGATGCCTGAAGAAGCAGAACTGCTCATGGATAGAAGGCTTCCCGTGCAGCAAGATTTTGATAGTGGAAAACTCGTTGAGGACTTGTTGGAACTTGGCAAGCGTATTCGAAGTGATGTACACGCCCATGAAATTGATGAACAGCTAGGGGCATATGCTGAACATATTCCCTTGTCCAGTTGGCTGATGCGTAAGCTTCAAACCATGGGAATAGAGCGGTTGTATGAACATCAAGGAGAAGCTATACAGTCCATTAGACAAGGGCGTAATGTTGTTATATGCACGAAGACAGCGTCGGGTAAATCGTTGGCTTACAATATTCCCATTATGGAGAAATTGGCAGTTGATCCGGATGCATGCACGCTTTATTTGGCACCATACAAGGCACTCGTCGAGGACCAGTTTGCTCATTTGCAAAAATGGGCCGATGTCTCAGATGAACAAGGAAATAGCGTTTCAATGAATGGATTCTCTCGATTTTTGGTGAACGGACAAGAGGTGTCTGTTGGTGTCCTGCATGGACAACGAAATGTTCCGCAACATATGAGAAAAGATCAAGCTTCCAGCTTGGTGTTCTCAGAAGGACGATACTGGCTGACGAATGTTCATTATCTGCATTTAATCCTTCAAAGCTCGATCTCCCCTACGGGAAAAGGACCCAGTCTGCTGAGGTATCTTAAAAACCTTCGATACATCGTCATTGACGAGCTCCATCAATTCTCTGGGTTGTTAGGTTCTAAAGTGTCGTTGGTACTTCGCAGGTTACGAATGCTTTGTGAGAGGCTGGGGAATAAAAACCTCCAATTTATTGCCTGTTCGGCTACAATTGCCAATCCCAAGTATTTGGCCGAGGAATTAACGGGAAAACGAGGAATCCAAGGGTTTCATGAGATTGTTGGAGCTCATGCACCTGTGAAGCGAAAAAATATAATGTTGTGGAATTCAGGCTATGCGGAAGATGAGCAGAAGAAGAGAGCGACGGTATCCGATCTTTACGAGATTCTTCGTGCCTTATATAAAGACGGACGATGGCCAAGAAGCATTATCTTCTCGAGAAACCGTCAGCAAGCACAGCTCCTTAGTCGTGAATTAAATATCATTATGCGTAACCACTTACAAGACAATAGTAGGGCAGAGTTAGATGAACGACAGGAGCTTTTCCTGCCCTACCATGCTTACTTGACGCAAGAGACCAAAGAGATGACGATTCGAAAGCTGGAGCAAGGTGAGATTCTGGGAGTGGTCACTACCAGTGCTTTGGAAGTTGGTATTGATGTCAAATGTCTGGATGTATGCATTTTGCTCGGATACCCTGGATCACAAGCTTCTTTCTGGCAACAAGCTGGGAGAGTGGGTCGCAGCAGAGATGGAGTTGTCATCATGATGGTGCAAGAAGAGCCGCTGCAGCAATATTTTGCCCGTAATCCACGAGAGTTCTTTGAGCTCCCTCCTGAGTCGGCAACAATTAATACCAACAATCCACGACTTCTGAAAGAGCATCTCGTCTACGCTGCTTACGAGCAGGGAGGAATAGTTACCAATGCGATCAATTACGTTCGCTCTTCTACGCTGCGTAAAGTAGTCGCCGATACTAATGATCAGTGGCAACAAATCGAAGGCCAACTCCTGTATCAAGGCGACCCTCCGCGCTATCAAACTTTAGTTACGATGGGAGACACTTACACGGTTGTGACCAAGCATGGTTGGAATGAAGAAATTTTATTTCAAAGCGTAGATGGGCGTTCATTAATTCGGGACTATCACGTTGATGCCGTCTTTCTTGGCTCAGATAACCGGACTTTTTATAAAGTTAAGTGGGTCAACAACAAGCAGCGGAAAGTACTAGTCGAGCCAGTAAGAGCGGATTATCATACACGGGGTATTGTTCGAGACAGCATAGAGGTCCATAACATTTCCAATCCCCTTAAGAGTGGAAATGAGATCAAGGCGAATCTTGGGAATATAATCGTTAAACGCAGCACTTTCGGGTATAAGAAAGTCTACAATCATGGCGCCATGCCCCCAGAGACGGTTCAGTTAACGAATACGTATCCGGTTTCTTTTCAAACAGAAGCCTTTTGGTTGATGTGGGATCAGGAAGGGAAGGACGTAATCAGAGGACTTCTGAAGGAAGTACAAGAACGTGAGCCTATTGCCGATGAGGAGTTAATTGAAGGCAGTTTACACGCCATTGAGCATGCAATTGCATCGACGATTCCAGCGATTATAAAGTGCAATATGGCAGATTTTCAACACACTTCGTTTTACTCAGGTTCTGCAGTTTTCGGGATGCCTGGATTATTCTTCTATGACAGCCAAGCCGGGGGAGGCTCCGGTATTATAGAGGT